A stretch of Longimicrobiaceae bacterium DNA encodes these proteins:
- a CDS encoding chloride channel protein, which yields MSKHKDRSDRTHLPVAPSMDAATASVLVPDEDTIRPTRLVRLTAVAVVLGIGGGVVAWILLALISLITHLVFRGEISTAEPVIEPGSVTLWVLLVPVIGAIVIGLMARFGSPAIRGHGIPEVMERVLHGESRIAPRLLFLKPLSAAIAIGTGGPFGAEGPIIATGGAMGSLVGQVMRITADERKTLLAAGAAAGMAATFGTPVSAVLLAIELLLFEFRARSIIPVALAASAATAVRLVLIGSGPVFAMPNISEQSWPALVAYVVIGALIGLLAVGITRLVYAIEDRFERLPVHWMWWPAIGAVVVGVCGYLDPRILGVGYVHIEAILSGTVVGWSLLRLVGLKFVAWSIYLGSGTSGGTLAPLFIIGGGVGAALGTLAAALLPDVGISVPIAALVGMAAVFAGASHALLASIVFAFEATRQPLGLLPLLAGCSAAYLISVALMRTSIMTERLARRGTAVRPEYSIDYLSQVLVRDTMSRDAVVLQADETVGAVRERLLDPRAAGGHHGFPVVNGNGELIGVVTRKDTLSPDLDPDTPLRNLIRRKPVVALPDNTLREAADHMVRERVGRLPVVDRASGKLVGIITRSDLLTAHARRLRARDQAERSLASRRWLVTAYKLSGRRGVRGRQ from the coding sequence ATGAGCAAACATAAAGACCGTTCCGACCGGACCCACCTGCCGGTCGCTCCATCCATGGACGCCGCGACCGCGAGCGTCCTGGTTCCCGACGAGGATACGATCCGACCTACACGCCTTGTCCGCCTCACCGCCGTGGCTGTGGTCCTGGGAATCGGCGGCGGGGTGGTCGCGTGGATCCTGCTCGCCCTCATCTCCCTGATCACCCACCTCGTCTTCAGAGGGGAGATCTCGACGGCGGAGCCGGTGATCGAGCCCGGATCGGTTACCCTGTGGGTTCTGCTCGTCCCCGTGATCGGAGCGATCGTCATCGGCCTGATGGCTCGCTTCGGCTCGCCGGCCATCCGCGGCCACGGGATCCCGGAGGTGATGGAGCGTGTGCTCCACGGCGAAAGCCGCATCGCGCCCCGTCTTCTTTTTCTCAAGCCCCTCTCGGCGGCGATCGCTATCGGCACCGGCGGTCCATTCGGCGCCGAAGGACCTATCATCGCGACCGGCGGAGCGATGGGGTCGCTGGTGGGTCAGGTCATGCGAATCACCGCCGATGAGCGGAAGACCCTGCTGGCCGCGGGGGCCGCGGCGGGGATGGCTGCGACCTTCGGCACCCCGGTGTCCGCGGTACTGCTGGCGATCGAGCTCTTGTTGTTCGAGTTCAGGGCCCGCTCCATCATCCCCGTTGCCTTGGCGGCTTCCGCCGCGACGGCCGTGCGACTGGTGCTGATCGGCTCGGGGCCTGTTTTCGCCATGCCGAATATCTCGGAGCAGAGCTGGCCGGCCCTGGTAGCATACGTGGTGATCGGGGCGCTGATCGGGCTTCTTGCGGTCGGCATCACCCGCCTGGTCTACGCGATCGAGGATCGCTTCGAGCGCCTTCCCGTCCACTGGATGTGGTGGCCCGCGATCGGAGCCGTAGTGGTGGGCGTGTGTGGCTACCTGGACCCGCGGATCCTGGGCGTCGGGTACGTGCACATCGAGGCGATCCTCTCCGGCACGGTGGTCGGTTGGAGCCTGCTGCGACTGGTCGGGCTGAAGTTCGTGGCCTGGTCGATCTATCTGGGAAGCGGTACGTCGGGCGGTACGCTTGCACCCTTGTTCATCATCGGCGGGGGCGTGGGCGCCGCGCTGGGCACCCTGGCCGCGGCGCTGCTGCCGGATGTGGGGATCAGCGTGCCGATTGCGGCACTGGTGGGGATGGCGGCGGTGTTCGCCGGGGCGTCACACGCCCTTCTCGCCTCGATTGTGTTCGCCTTCGAGGCCACGCGGCAGCCGCTGGGTCTCCTGCCGCTGCTTGCCGGGTGCAGCGCGGCGTACCTGATCTCCGTGGCCTTGATGCGCACGTCGATCATGACCGAGCGCCTGGCGCGCCGCGGGACGGCCGTGCGGCCGGAGTACTCGATCGACTATCTGTCCCAGGTGCTGGTCAGGGATACAATGAGCCGTGACGCCGTGGTACTCCAAGCCGACGAGACGGTGGGCGCGGTGCGCGAGAGGCTGCTCGACCCGCGTGCAGCCGGGGGGCACCACGGTTTCCCGGTGGTGAATGGAAACGGCGAGCTGATCGGCGTTGTCACCCGGAAGGATACACTCTCTCCCGATCTCGACCCGGACACCCCGCTGCGCAACCTGATCCGCCGGAAGCCGGTGGTGGCGCTCCCCGACAACACGCTGCGGGAGGCGGCCGATCACATGGTGAGGGAGCGGGTCGGGCGACTCCCCGTCGTGGACCGCGCCTCGGGGAAGCTCGTGGGGATCATTACCCGCAGCGACCTGCTGACGGCCCATGCCCGCAGGCTGCGGGCCCGCGATCAGGCGGAGCGCAGCCTGGCGTCGCGGCGGTGGCTGGTCACTGCCTACAAGCTCAGCGGGCGGCGAGGCGTCCGGGGAAGGCAATGA
- a CDS encoding universal stress protein, translating to MVDMVVPKILVATELSEGSDEVVQAAADLARQVGAELHAVHALEEQGLPFVDRGFGLTALQRRLAHARTTLEEQLARVAPSGVSLGTIKLEHLPAHEAIVRRAKELSADLIIVGPHRGLLRGSYLLGTTAQRVVQEASVPCLVTRGPMPWPWESVLLPVGAADVERGLLRTALRWIADFRREAMGNPIRDRCDVRILHVVRSANDWRDFSPVLARGIREAAEIPEVEARLRLRRAVAWSRAVGDEIVRIAEGSRVDVVAMGVCERGPLLHAALGSVSSSVLRRSSVPVVLFPPRLSAKLEYQAKVIAFPGRLAAR from the coding sequence ATGGTCGACATGGTCGTGCCGAAGATCCTCGTGGCCACCGAGCTCAGCGAGGGATCGGATGAGGTCGTCCAGGCGGCCGCAGATCTGGCGCGTCAGGTCGGCGCCGAGCTGCACGCGGTCCATGCGCTGGAAGAGCAGGGGCTGCCGTTCGTAGATCGCGGCTTTGGCTTGACCGCCCTGCAGCGGAGGCTCGCACACGCGCGAACCACGCTGGAGGAGCAACTCGCCAGGGTTGCTCCCTCGGGCGTCAGCCTGGGAACGATCAAGCTGGAGCACCTGCCGGCCCACGAGGCCATCGTCCGGCGGGCGAAGGAGCTCAGCGCCGATCTGATCATCGTGGGTCCGCACCGCGGGCTGCTGCGCGGCAGCTATCTACTGGGGACAACGGCACAGCGGGTGGTGCAGGAGGCGTCGGTGCCCTGCCTGGTCACTCGCGGACCGATGCCCTGGCCATGGGAGAGCGTCCTGCTTCCGGTCGGGGCGGCGGACGTGGAAAGGGGGCTACTACGTACCGCGCTGCGGTGGATCGCCGATTTCCGGAGAGAGGCGATGGGGAATCCGATTCGCGACCGTTGCGACGTCCGGATTCTTCACGTGGTCCGCTCCGCGAACGATTGGCGCGACTTCTCGCCCGTCCTGGCCCGCGGGATCCGCGAGGCGGCCGAGATCCCCGAGGTGGAGGCGCGGCTCCGCTTGCGCCGCGCCGTCGCCTGGAGCCGTGCTGTGGGGGATGAGATCGTGCGCATCGCCGAGGGCTCCCGGGTGGACGTGGTGGCGATGGGGGTCTGCGAACGGGGTCCGCTGCTCCACGCGGCCCTGGGAAGCGTTTCTAGCTCAGTGCTGCGGCGCTCCTCGGTGCCGGTGGTGCTCTTTCCGCCGCGCCTCTCGGCGAAGCTCGAGTATCAGGCGAAGGTCATTGCCTTCCCCGGACGCCTCGCCGCCCGCTGA
- a CDS encoding GreA/GreB family elongation factor: MITELSTRIQEQLETLGEELTERIPQQLGTEVSETRRAALVERQRALQSRVQYLERIAAGLVLVDPATLQPDRVGFGSRVEVEDVRTAERMTYTIMNGEELDLDAGEISINSPVAQALLGQPEGAVVDVVTPQRERQLRILSITTIYDVVDASGLDNEADSPQDPVSALAS; the protein is encoded by the coding sequence ATGATCACCGAACTGAGCACCCGCATCCAGGAGCAGCTGGAGACTCTGGGGGAGGAACTGACGGAGAGGATCCCGCAGCAGCTCGGCACGGAAGTGTCAGAGACTCGTCGTGCGGCGCTCGTCGAGCGGCAGCGGGCCCTTCAGTCGCGGGTTCAGTACCTCGAGCGTATCGCCGCGGGTCTCGTGCTGGTCGATCCGGCGACCCTGCAGCCGGACCGCGTCGGCTTCGGGTCGAGGGTAGAGGTGGAGGACGTGCGAACCGCCGAGCGGATGACGTACACCATCATGAACGGCGAAGAGCTGGACCTCGACGCGGGGGAGATTTCGATCAACTCGCCGGTCGCACAGGCACTGCTAGGTCAGCCGGAAGGCGCGGTGGTCGACGTGGTGACCCCGCAGCGCGAGCGCCAGCTACGCATTCTGTCGATCACCACGATCTACGACGTGGTGGATGCGTCGGGTCTGGACAACGAGGCGGATTCCCCCCAGGATCCGGTCTCGGCCCTCGCCTCCTGA
- a CDS encoding nucleoside deaminase, producing the protein MRENDEKFLREAIRLAGEARASGNQPFGAILIGPDGSVLGEGRNTAATTGDPTGHAEINLVREACPGIDHTLLAGAVMYASAEPCPMCAGAIFWSGIGRLVYGAGSRKVYALLGEPPDQFRLSCREVLWSGRRRVQVDGPLLEDEALEVFAGYRNDDTVRRNR; encoded by the coding sequence ATGCGCGAGAACGACGAGAAGTTCCTGCGCGAGGCGATTCGCCTCGCAGGCGAAGCGCGAGCGTCGGGTAATCAGCCCTTCGGCGCCATCCTCATCGGCCCCGATGGCTCGGTACTCGGCGAAGGGCGCAATACCGCCGCCACCACCGGTGACCCCACCGGCCATGCGGAGATCAACCTCGTCCGTGAGGCCTGCCCGGGCATCGATCACACGCTCCTGGCCGGTGCTGTGATGTACGCCAGCGCCGAGCCCTGCCCGATGTGCGCAGGGGCGATCTTCTGGAGCGGCATCGGCCGGCTGGTCTACGGAGCGGGTAGCCGCAAGGTGTACGCGCTGCTGGGGGAGCCGCCCGACCAGTTCCGCCTCTCCTGCCGTGAAGTGCTCTGGAGTGGCCGGCGCCGCGTCCAGGTGGACGGGCCTCTCCTCGAGGACGAGGCGCTGGAGGTTTTTGCCGGCTACCGCAACGACGACACCGTTCGGAGGAATCGATGA
- a CDS encoding VCBS repeat-containing protein produces the protein MRTACIALSLLCTMAACAAGQEPSQSTLFRDVTATHLPQAPQLHALDGAFVDVDGDGDLDLAIAVEGGANRLYLNDGEGRFTWQEGALGTAAGDYEHVLSADFDRDGQADLVFVAEDTETHAYFLGRGDGTFTDVSDRLPGRSEGNGLDVGDVNGDGLPDVVVGNSGRGSGQDFLWLNDPEHPGHFIDATTTHLPAVDDGTQDITLADLDDDGDLDMVVANEVPPSRLLLNDGSGRFTDASDRLDLRVPLETRQAHVFDATGDGALDIVLFNLTSNARGWDKDPQVRILVNDGNGRFQDETEDRLPPNRFSVWAGTPMDFNHDGAMDLVVGPIEVPGFNPQRVRAYQNDGSGHFTDVTDEVIPSETVGRNWGMAVGDVNGDGVEDLFIGGWGTQARLLLGSRR, from the coding sequence ATGAGAACCGCGTGCATCGCCCTCTCTCTCCTGTGCACCATGGCCGCCTGCGCCGCAGGCCAGGAGCCCAGCCAGAGCACCCTGTTTCGCGACGTCACCGCGACCCATCTCCCACAGGCGCCCCAGTTGCACGCGCTCGACGGAGCCTTCGTGGATGTAGACGGCGATGGAGACCTCGACCTCGCGATCGCGGTCGAAGGAGGCGCGAACCGCCTGTACCTCAACGACGGCGAGGGGCGCTTCACCTGGCAGGAGGGCGCTCTGGGCACAGCCGCCGGCGACTACGAGCACGTCCTCAGCGCGGACTTCGATCGAGATGGACAGGCGGACCTGGTCTTCGTCGCGGAGGATACGGAAACGCACGCCTATTTCCTGGGCAGAGGCGACGGAACCTTCACTGACGTCAGCGATCGACTGCCGGGTCGTAGCGAAGGGAATGGCCTGGATGTGGGCGACGTCAACGGAGATGGCCTCCCGGACGTCGTGGTAGGCAATTCGGGCAGGGGCAGTGGGCAGGACTTCCTCTGGCTCAACGACCCGGAACACCCGGGGCACTTCATCGATGCCACCACCACCCATCTTCCCGCCGTCGACGACGGCACTCAGGATATCACCCTCGCCGATCTCGACGATGACGGGGACCTCGACATGGTCGTGGCGAACGAGGTGCCGCCCAGCCGGCTTCTGCTCAACGACGGGTCGGGGCGCTTCACCGATGCGTCGGACCGGCTGGACCTCCGCGTTCCGCTGGAGACGCGCCAGGCGCACGTCTTCGACGCGACCGGGGACGGTGCCCTCGACATCGTCCTGTTCAACCTCACCAGCAACGCTCGCGGGTGGGATAAGGATCCCCAGGTCCGGATCCTGGTGAACGACGGCAACGGCCGGTTTCAGGACGAGACCGAGGATCGCCTTCCCCCGAACCGATTCTCCGTGTGGGCGGGCACCCCCATGGACTTCAATCACGACGGCGCGATGGATCTGGTGGTCGGGCCGATCGAGGTACCCGGCTTCAACCCGCAGCGCGTACGGGCCTACCAGAACGACGGCAGCGGCCACTTCACGGACGTCACCGACGAGGTGATCCCGAGTGAAACGGTGGGGAGGAACTGGGGGATGGCCGTCGGAGACGTGAACGGAGACGGCGTGGAAGACCTCTTCATCGGAGGGTGGGGAACGCAGGCGAGGCTGCTGCTGGGCAGTCGGCGCTGA
- a CDS encoding copper homeostasis protein CutC has product MRVRVEACVDSVESALAAEAGGADRVELCDDLVEGGTTPSAGMIELCVERISIPVFVIIRPRGGDFLYSDLEFEVMRRDVTRAAELGASGVVLGLLRPDGTVDVERTRVLVEEARPLAVTFHRAFDVTRDADEALDALLEIGVDRVLSSGRAATADAGIEILRRMVERAGDRLVVLAGGGIREHNVQSIVTGTGVREVHVRGTSVRRSAMTYRNPAVTFGGRPAPADDLREATDEALIARLRMLAGG; this is encoded by the coding sequence GTGAGAGTGCGCGTTGAAGCGTGTGTGGATTCGGTGGAATCGGCCCTGGCGGCGGAGGCTGGTGGGGCGGATCGGGTGGAGCTGTGCGACGATCTCGTCGAGGGAGGCACGACGCCGAGCGCGGGGATGATCGAGCTCTGCGTGGAGCGCATCTCGATTCCTGTCTTCGTGATCATCCGCCCGCGCGGCGGCGACTTCCTCTACTCCGACCTCGAGTTCGAGGTGATGCGCAGGGATGTGACGCGGGCGGCTGAGCTCGGGGCCTCCGGAGTGGTGCTGGGCCTGCTGCGTCCCGACGGCACCGTCGACGTGGAGCGCACCCGCGTCTTAGTCGAGGAGGCCCGGCCGCTGGCAGTGACCTTTCATCGCGCCTTCGACGTGACCCGAGACGCGGACGAGGCGCTCGATGCGCTCCTGGAGATCGGCGTGGACCGCGTCCTCTCCTCCGGTCGGGCGGCAACGGCGGATGCGGGAATCGAAATCCTCCGGCGGATGGTGGAGCGGGCCGGGGACCGCCTCGTTGTGCTCGCCGGCGGAGGGATTCGCGAGCACAACGTGCAGTCCATCGTGACGGGCACCGGGGTGCGCGAGGTCCACGTCCGCGGCACGTCCGTGCGGCGGAGCGCGATGACCTATCGTAACCCCGCCGTCACCTTCGGCGGTCGCCCCGCGCCCGCGGACGACCTGCGTGAAGCAACGGATGAAGCGCTGATCGCGCGGTTGCGGATGCTGGCGGGCGGGTGA
- a CDS encoding tetratricopeptide repeat protein: MVDSPTSMLADGIRYLRGGSLDRARACFEQATSSRDPRIRSEALRRLADIKRRRAEWEDGLMLTRRARSVARRAGLREEEAAALNIEATIHLQKGDFEPAVALYRAGLELKPGARQRGLICQNLGTAYAQHGRLAEASEWYARSAAAFRVAGQRREAMLALINQGNLQMDRGELAEAEKIFRDGLAYMNEDPSPDTELHGLIEMNLAEALGRQGSELDHALDLVLSATGTFAASENRPYLVACHRVLALISERRGEWETAISALEHGRDLAAEIGSGPEVVRLEQELSRLQREREQSPAQSTEAP, encoded by the coding sequence GTGGTTGATTCCCCCACCTCGATGCTGGCGGATGGCATCCGCTATCTGCGCGGCGGCTCGCTCGACCGGGCACGTGCCTGCTTCGAGCAGGCGACGAGTAGCCGGGATCCGCGCATCCGGAGCGAGGCCCTCCGCCGGCTCGCCGACATCAAGCGTCGGCGAGCCGAGTGGGAAGATGGATTGATGTTGACCCGGCGCGCCCGGTCGGTCGCGCGCCGGGCCGGACTGCGCGAAGAAGAGGCCGCGGCGTTGAACATCGAGGCGACGATCCACCTGCAGAAGGGCGACTTCGAGCCGGCAGTCGCGCTCTATCGAGCGGGCCTGGAGCTGAAGCCAGGAGCGCGGCAGCGCGGGCTGATCTGCCAGAACCTGGGAACTGCCTACGCCCAGCATGGCCGCCTCGCCGAGGCCAGCGAATGGTACGCCCGCTCCGCCGCCGCATTCCGCGTGGCCGGGCAACGGCGGGAGGCGATGCTGGCGCTGATCAATCAGGGGAATCTGCAGATGGACCGCGGCGAGCTGGCCGAGGCCGAGAAGATCTTCCGGGACGGTCTCGCCTACATGAACGAGGATCCGAGTCCCGATACCGAGCTGCACGGCCTGATCGAGATGAACCTGGCGGAGGCGCTGGGTCGGCAGGGGAGTGAGCTGGACCACGCCCTCGACCTGGTCCTGAGTGCGACCGGCACCTTTGCCGCCTCGGAAAATCGGCCTTATCTGGTCGCCTGTCACCGGGTGCTCGCGCTGATCAGCGAGCGCCGCGGTGAGTGGGAGACCGCAATCAGCGCCCTCGAACATGGGCGCGACCTGGCCGCGGAAATCGGCAGCGGCCCCGAGGTTGTCAGGTTGGAACAGGAGCTTTCCCGCCTTCAGCGCGAAAGAGAACAGTCCCCCGCCCAGAGCACCGAGGCACCATGA
- the traF gene encoding conjugal transfer protein TraF — protein MSRLAGMGARWVVLALAFAASPLSAQLPNPAAGVLGMGGNQTAGVRGFSALSINPAGLGMPDGPSVSGSVATVRGSAGLGPIGLGDLADYDDSEVPHEVRERWLERIDRANGERGWAGGELTYLSVQMGGLAFQLSTTADIVADLGPGAAELLLFGNAGRTGEPAEIELTGSSLDVVAASTAALGYGRALVETEERAVAVGATLKYTVGHAMMTAMDLGGAASADPVQVAVEFPVVQSDENLGLGDGDRGSGVGLDAGVAWREGRFQAGLSVQNLFNTFSWDEDKLLFRPGTISLTSEERRTDFRARAYAEAPERVRARVRELGYSPVVAAGVGYEVGPQLYVSADVRQQVGDDRSPSPNTHVGAGAEYRPLPWLPVRGGAAAISDGYLFSGGLGLDLTLLQLDAAFARRRTHLGMASQVMVSLSLVLR, from the coding sequence GTGAGCCGGTTGGCTGGTATGGGTGCGCGATGGGTCGTGCTCGCCCTGGCCTTCGCGGCGAGTCCGCTGAGCGCGCAGCTCCCCAACCCGGCGGCCGGGGTGCTCGGGATGGGAGGAAACCAGACGGCGGGGGTGCGGGGTTTCAGCGCCCTCAGCATCAACCCGGCTGGGCTGGGGATGCCGGACGGACCGAGTGTCTCCGGTTCCGTGGCGACGGTGCGCGGATCGGCGGGTCTGGGGCCGATCGGCCTTGGGGACCTGGCGGACTACGACGACTCCGAGGTGCCCCACGAGGTGCGCGAGCGGTGGCTGGAGCGTATCGACCGCGCGAACGGGGAGCGGGGATGGGCGGGAGGCGAGCTTACCTATCTCAGCGTGCAGATGGGTGGCCTCGCCTTTCAGCTCTCCACCACGGCCGACATAGTGGCCGACCTGGGGCCGGGCGCGGCCGAGCTCCTCCTCTTCGGAAACGCCGGGCGCACTGGCGAACCCGCCGAGATCGAGCTGACGGGTTCCTCCCTCGATGTCGTGGCCGCTTCTACTGCGGCGCTGGGCTATGGGCGTGCACTGGTGGAGACGGAGGAGCGTGCGGTGGCGGTGGGTGCGACGCTCAAGTACACCGTAGGCCACGCGATGATGACCGCGATGGACCTGGGTGGAGCGGCCAGCGCGGATCCGGTACAGGTCGCAGTTGAATTCCCCGTCGTGCAGTCAGACGAGAACCTCGGGCTGGGGGATGGCGACCGTGGAAGCGGGGTGGGGCTGGATGCTGGCGTGGCGTGGCGGGAAGGGCGGTTCCAGGCGGGGCTCTCGGTTCAGAACCTCTTCAACACCTTTTCCTGGGACGAGGACAAGCTACTCTTCCGCCCGGGAACGATCTCCCTCACTTCCGAAGAGCGCCGAACCGACTTTCGCGCCCGCGCTTATGCAGAGGCTCCCGAGCGGGTGCGAGCACGGGTTCGTGAGCTCGGGTACTCGCCGGTGGTAGCGGCCGGCGTCGGCTATGAGGTCGGGCCGCAGTTGTACGTGTCCGCGGACGTTCGTCAGCAGGTGGGGGATGACCGCAGCCCGTCTCCGAACACCCATGTCGGCGCCGGTGCCGAGTACCGCCCGCTACCGTGGCTGCCGGTCCGGGGTGGGGCCGCGGCGATCTCGGACGGCTATCTCTTCTCCGGCGGCCTGGGCCTGGACCTCACCCTGCTGCAGCTCGACGCAGCCTTCGCGCGGCGACGCACTCACCTGGGCATGGCCTCCCAGGTGATGGTGTCATTGTCGCTGGTACTGCGCTAG
- a CDS encoding ABC transporter permease: protein MDTLLHDLRYAIRRLTRAPGFTFLAVLTLALGIGANSAIFSVVNAVLLRPLPYPQPEQIDRVFSTRRGEHIPLSGPDFFQMKDETRAYESLAAFTFSFPNLTGRGEPVRLNGVSTSASFFDVLGVRPVLGRTFTAEENEPGRHRVAVLGYALWVERFGGRSDVLGEVIQLDGEPYEVVGVMPAGFDYPAGREIWLPLEYVPAMRDDQNRAAHFLLAIGRRRPGVSTEEGAADIAAIAGRIEQAFPELKFGFGGTAVSLREEMVGEIETPLMLLLGAVGFVLLIACANVANLLLARAAARTGELAIRTALGAERGRLVRQLLTESLLLGLIGGALGLLLSIWGTAWLVSMQPQGIPRLDEVRMDGVVVAFTVVISFGTGLLFGLVPAYQVTRGNLADAIRDRGRGALTGRGAQRTRGILVVVETSLAVMLLVCAGLLIRSFAELRSIDLGFRREGALLFDLAPPRESYPDEDRIRTFYQALEERLAALPGVVSVGSSSSVPLSGFYAGGPLVVAGRGEPQPGEDNVVQVRAITHGLLQALGVPVLRGRGFQPEDLPGSPRVVLLTEAAAAHFFPDEDPIGKQVAMMSPDEPEWMEVVGIVGDVRASEVTLEPEPAIYVSQTQQPQRQMTLVVQTSGDPEAFIPLVRRELQALDPNLPLFNTRTIEDVVDTAVSQPRFYMLLLTLFAGAALALSAVGIFGVMSYVVTQRTREIGIRMALGAAPGRVLNSVVGGAIGLALAGVAIGIAGALFGGRLLSALLYGVRPTDPATLAAVAVLLTGVAALASYFPARRAVQVDPIVALRSDSE, encoded by the coding sequence ATGGACACGCTGCTCCACGACCTACGCTACGCGATACGCCGCCTCACGCGCGCACCGGGCTTCACCTTCCTCGCCGTGCTGACCCTGGCGCTCGGCATCGGCGCGAACAGCGCCATCTTCAGCGTGGTCAATGCGGTCCTGTTGCGCCCGCTGCCCTATCCCCAGCCCGAGCAGATCGACCGCGTATTCAGTACGCGCCGCGGCGAGCACATCCCGCTCTCGGGTCCGGACTTCTTCCAGATGAAGGACGAGACTCGGGCCTACGAGTCACTCGCCGCCTTCACCTTCTCATTCCCGAACCTGACTGGACGAGGCGAGCCGGTGCGCCTGAATGGGGTCTCGACCAGCGCTTCGTTCTTCGACGTCCTGGGCGTGCGTCCCGTGCTGGGGCGGACCTTCACTGCGGAGGAGAACGAGCCCGGGAGGCATCGTGTCGCGGTGCTGGGTTACGCGCTCTGGGTGGAGCGATTCGGTGGGCGGTCCGACGTGCTCGGGGAGGTGATCCAACTCGACGGCGAGCCCTACGAGGTAGTGGGGGTGATGCCGGCTGGGTTCGACTACCCCGCGGGTCGGGAGATCTGGCTGCCGCTCGAGTACGTTCCCGCCATGCGCGACGACCAGAACCGCGCCGCGCATTTCCTCCTGGCCATCGGCCGACGCCGGCCGGGTGTCTCCACCGAGGAGGGGGCAGCCGATATCGCCGCCATCGCCGGCCGGATCGAGCAGGCCTTCCCCGAGCTGAAGTTCGGCTTCGGAGGGACCGCTGTCTCTCTGCGAGAAGAGATGGTCGGCGAGATCGAGACGCCGCTGATGCTCCTGCTCGGAGCGGTGGGGTTCGTGCTCCTGATCGCCTGCGCTAACGTGGCCAACCTGCTCCTGGCTCGTGCCGCGGCACGGACGGGCGAGCTGGCCATACGGACAGCCCTCGGAGCGGAGCGTGGTCGGCTGGTGCGTCAGCTCCTGACCGAGAGCCTGCTGCTGGGGCTGATCGGCGGGGCGCTGGGGCTGCTGCTGAGCATCTGGGGGACCGCTTGGCTGGTCTCCATGCAGCCCCAGGGCATCCCCCGGCTGGACGAGGTGCGAATGGATGGGGTGGTGGTGGCCTTCACCGTCGTGATCTCGTTCGGCACCGGACTGCTGTTCGGGCTCGTGCCCGCCTACCAGGTCACGCGAGGCAACCTCGCCGACGCCATCCGCGATCGCGGGCGTGGCGCACTGACCGGGCGCGGCGCCCAGCGGACGCGGGGCATACTGGTGGTGGTCGAGACCTCCCTCGCGGTCATGCTGCTCGTCTGCGCCGGTCTGCTGATCCGTAGCTTCGCGGAGCTCCGGTCGATCGACCTCGGCTTCCGCCGCGAGGGGGCATTGTTGTTCGACCTTGCGCCTCCGCGGGAAAGCTACCCGGACGAGGATCGGATCCGAACCTTCTACCAGGCGCTGGAGGAACGCCTTGCCGCGCTCCCCGGCGTCGTGAGTGTGGGCTCCTCCTCGTCCGTGCCCCTGAGCGGCTTCTACGCGGGCGGGCCGCTGGTGGTCGCGGGCAGGGGTGAGCCGCAGCCTGGCGAGGATAACGTCGTCCAGGTGCGCGCGATCACCCACGGTCTGCTGCAGGCGCTGGGGGTTCCCGTGCTCCGAGGTCGAGGCTTCCAGCCCGAGGATCTCCCCGGCTCACCGCGCGTGGTGCTCCTCACCGAGGCCGCCGCCGCCCACTTCTTCCCGGATGAGGATCCGATCGGAAAGCAGGTGGCCATGATGTCCCCCGACGAACCGGAGTGGATGGAAGTCGTGGGCATCGTAGGGGACGTGCGCGCATCGGAGGTAACCCTCGAACCTGAACCCGCCATCTACGTCTCTCAGACGCAGCAGCCGCAGCGACAGATGACGCTCGTGGTGCAGACGAGTGGCGACCCGGAAGCGTTCATCCCGCTGGTCCGGCGCGAGCTGCAAGCGCTCGACCCCAACCTTCCGCTCTTCAACACCCGGACGATCGAGGATGTCGTCGACACGGCGGTGTCCCAACCGCGGTTCTACATGCTCCTGCTCACGCTTTTCGCCGGAGCTGCGCTGGCACTCTCCGCTGTCGGAATTTTCGGGGTGATGTCCTACGTGGTCACTCAGCGGACGCGCGAGATCGGCATCCGCATGGCGCTGGGCGCCGCGCCCGGCCGCGTGCTGAACAGCGTGGTCGGCGGGGCGATCGGTCTCGCACTGGCGGGCGTCGCGATCGGCATCGCAGGCGCATTGTTCGGCGGCCGGCTGCTTTCCGCACTCCTGTACGGAGTGAGACCGACCGATCCGGCAACCCTTGCCGCTGTGGCCGTGCTGCTCACCGGTGTCGCCGCTCTGGCGAGCTACTTTCCTGCAAGGCGAGCTGTACAGGTTGACCCAATTGTCGCGCTCCGAAGCGACAGTGAATGA